The Juglans regia cultivar Chandler chromosome 1, Walnut 2.0, whole genome shotgun sequence nucleotide sequence CTTGGAGAAACAAAACTTGAATAGGGCATTATCACCTGTTGATTCTCATTTCTTCAATGTCACAGATTGCAATTGTAAATCGCCAATAAAATGAACATTTTGACACTATTTAAGACCAATTAACCCTGACAAATTTGGAACTGATACCACAAGAAATAAGCAAAGTGGATCGGGCGTATGGTGCAgcttatttttatctcaaactCAATAAAGAACGACCTTCATGTCTCACTCCATTTATAATTTACCAATTGGAGCAAATTTGACATGGCAAGAAAAACTAGATCTGATGTAATAATTATTGTCGATTCTAGTACCCCAGAAGCACAAGTAGAAACCAAAAGCCAGATGGAAGCTAATTGACAACGTCGAGAACCAGCTTGCGAGACTTGAGAACTGACCACTTCAAGCGACGGTAATATGCAGCTTGAAGTAATGCCAGTGATAGTACGAATATCCATTTGAATCCCATCTGTGCATTACACAATgtcacaataaaaaaaagttaggtTTTCAGTACTTCCATATGATGGAAACAAGACTCACACTTGACGTACCAGTTTCCTCTCTTCCATCTCGGGTTCTGCAGCCCATGACAAGAATGTCACAACATCTTTCCCCATCTGCACCACAGCATCacaaaaatgtttttaactttattcTCAAAAGAACATGTGATAACATGCAACTTGCAGCAAGCAGCTTCTTATTGCTCCCAGGGGGATATTTTAAGAGGTAAACCAACCTGAGCTTCTGTTGCAGGTGTACCATCTTCATACTCTACCGCACCATCATTAAGCATTTTAGGCATTGCAATTGCTCCGCCAGGAAAATAAGGATTATAATGCAACCCCTCCCGAATCTACAATATCAATTAAGAATAGCTATGCAGTGAGGAAGCATCGCACTGCAATACTTCAAATGGAACATTTGGAAACATCAATGGGAAGTTACATAGCATCTGGTTTACACAACTAAAATCCATGACATATGACTCTACCAATAATATGCATATCACCTTTGGGCTTGATGCAGATCATACAATCGTACACAGATGAAAACTGAAACAATTTCCTAGTTCCCTACTTTTGCACCCATAACAAAAGACAGCATGACAAAGTAGTTTACATCCAAGGAAAATTGGTTGTTCAGGGACAAGGTACATCTTGCACAAAATGAAAGGTACATCTGCACAAGATATGAAAGGTACTACTAGACCACAAAAATGGATTCAATCAATGATATGAAAAGCAAATTGTAGACCATTGATGTTCCAACTGTGGCCGGCCATGTGTGCGTGACTGCACATGcagaaatattgaaattttagcaCCCATATCCAGGCAGAATGGcagattttagtttatttttcttattcgtactacataaatatataatagtgCTTGTTATGTTAACGTGGGAGAATTAGAAATGTTGGATCTCTCCCCtcttctccaaaaaaaataccCTACAAAGGTGGTGTGCCCAATTCACGACTTTCTTTGAAACCTGATTTATTTGTTCCTTTTggtttattactatatatataaggcGAGAGATGATAGGTAAGGATTTACCGAGACACCAGCAGGGGGATCACGATAACCAGTCAAAAGGGCAAATGCATAGTTCTGACCATCATGACGAGCCTGAAAGGACCAACAGTAAGAGACTTCTGGGACATATAATATAGATTCTGAACAAGTCTTAAGCAAAAGAAGGAATTACTTTGGTGATAAGACTTAGATCTGGAGGATAGGCCCCTCCATTAGCAAACCTAGCAGCTTGTTCATTTGAATAAGGCTGAGGAAAACGGTCACTGAGTTTACCAGGGCGTGTAAACATCTCACCCTCATCATTAGGCCCATCAACCACTTCAATCTCCGCTGCCATAGCCTTTGTCTCCTCTTCCGTGTATGCAACACCCACCAAATCACGGTATGATATAAGTGACATAGAATGACAAGATGCACAGACCTGTTGGTAAACCTGATGACCACGACGAATCCTGCTCAGGCAAAATTGACATTAAAACATCATTCCAGGAAAGTGCGTCAGATTAGTACAATGAACAGCATTATGAAATTCCCCACACCAAAAATTCTTTTGATAAGCATCCCACACCAAAAATAACAAGTTTAAAAAGATTTTCCCCGGTAACTATGAGCATATCCTATTTTGGTTGCCTTGCTTGTCAACACTATCAGCAAttatctcattacaaactcaaGAGCAGTATTGCTAGAGTCCAAaagccaagaaaaaaataaaaaataaataaatcagtgGTTCAATCAGAGCTCACGAAGCATGATCATATGAACTGAGGATGCCCTTGTGAGGCCAGGGATAGTGAGGAGGTGGCAATCCATGTTCAGCCTCATCAGCAGATGTTATCGTTCCAAAACTTAAAAGCCCTGAAACACCGGCTCCAAGGAGTGCAAGTGCCCTTAGGGAATTCATGCCAGTATACCCAACATCATCTTTCCTTGTGATGAGAGATGACAAAAAAGGAGAGGTCTGCAAGTTACAGCAACAATTTAGCAAATACAATGATGAATTGGTTTCTTGCGGGCAAAGTAAGATTTTATAAGCTGGTCACTTTAAGAGATTTGAAGGACGTAAAAATAATGCCAATTGACCAACGACAGGCACAAAAAAGACCCAAGGCATtctcgaaagaaaaaaaaaaatgatgtcagATAATTTATTGATGATCAAAAAGGCACCATCCAAGTCAAGAAGTATACATTAGATACAACTTCCAAGAAAAAGTAGAAAGGTCAAGAAAATTCTGGATACTATGGAACCGAACATGGATTCACATAAAACCAATAACTTCTGCCCTTTTTATCAACATCAATTTGGGACATCTAGGCTGGAACTGCAGAAGCCAAGATCAATTTAATCTGAGGAGAGTTGATATGACAGGAGGTGTGGGGCTGCCGGGATAGAGGGAATCTTACTGTTGACTGAGATTCAAGTTTCCTTCTCAGTAGCTGGTGGATTACTCGTCCAGCCATTTCAGTCAATGTTTCTTTCAATTTATTCAACctaccaaaaggaaaaaagaccAAAGAGTTATTATTGCAAAGAACTTAAAAATAAGCATAATCTTCAGTTATGAATTAAGTTACAAAACATCAAAAACCCTAAACCAAGTAACTAAGCATGCATGCGCagcagagaagagagagagagagagagagagtgagagataaTTCCTACTTTGCTTTCAAAACTATCTAAAGTGCTATTATTCGTATGCAACAGGTGTGTTGTTTGTGTTTACAACACTAATATCAGCGAAAACTGATAACGATGATTTAAACAGTTAATCGTTAATGAAGATCAAGGCATCAGATGATGAAAGTGGCTCTAAGCATGACaatccctccctccctcacaTTCTATTTCGGGGGGGACAGGGAGGGAGATGTTTATCAAAGAGGATTAATACGAAATGATACTCATAACTGTTCAGTGCACAAAGAAAGTACATTACATTGTAGGTACTTCATGCTCTGATCaaatttattgttaattttttttttttcttcatcttttcctaGTACAAAAGACATCATTCTCCCCGAAGTGAACAATCATCATCTCTCAATTATTCACTTATAAACCTCCCAATCATTGAATGATTTCAAGGGGAGGattagatcatttttttttataagaaaaaatagagaagaatgaatcaataaataaaacatttggaTGAACGTACTAGGGAAAATCCTAACTATGGatcatttgagaaaaaaaatgcttaatgGTGATGGATTGGTGTAGTACATGCAAGAAATGGTGATGCTTAAAAAGATGCTTAATGCTTAGAGTAGGGAAACTATCTACAATCTGTTGCTTTGTTCTGATGTAGCTAGGACTTTATGTGTCTCATTCTTCCATCTCTCTGTGTTTGATTGGGTGATTCCCCGACGAGTGGTGGAGATGCTGACTGCTTGGGGAGGTAAACCAGGTAGTAAATTGCATGCCGAGGTATGGAGGATGGCTCCTTTGTTCTTAATGTGTGAgtatatgaagaaaataaatgcgCCCAATTTTGAAGACAGAGAATTTTGCACAAGTTAAATACCCCAATGTTCAGATCTACGAATGATTGGAAAACGGCCCATAACAACACTGAATTCTTATACTTTCTAGATTTTCAGAACTaatttttttgtctcttttctTGGCTAGGTGTTCTGCACTGTAAGCATTCTGTGTATTTGGATTGTACCCTAATGCTCTTAAtcttttttagataaaattctGGTAtctgtacttataaaaaatgaaacaaataaagcATCTATGGAACCAGAGATCAGCAATTAATACATGAACTATGTGACAAACATTGTGAGTATATAATGCATGAGAACTGGATGAAAGGCCACTCATGCAGCTTCCTTCAATCTGAACTCAAATGTGGGAAGATGTATCAAAAGTAACCAAAACTACTATTCTCCAAGTTGACTCCAAAACAAAATCACCGAATTAATCAACACAGTCAAACTCATACTTAAGGTCCCCCATTAGCATACAGAACACATGTAGAACACCTCAATACTCAAAGATACAATTCTACCATTTCtcaatttcttccaaaaaaaatgtttttggtgGAAACATGAATTAATCTCCGCCATGCTACATTTGTTTTTTGACAAgttacatttgttttttttttaagcatgaaTAAAGACCTCTACACAACTAAATAATTTAGTGTTCATTTCTcgaacaaaagaataaaagaaaaaggactaAAAGACACAGACAAGGAAAGAGATAAAGATGCAGAAACCGCTAAATCAAATGTCTTATACGGtctaaactaatattttaaaaaataacacaagACCTTCTCGCATCTGATTTTcttccccccaaaaaaaaaaatccagagtCTGTTTTATACATATCCATATGTACAGGAAACAAGGCCTATACTTTAGAGTAGTGCACAGACAGATCGAAGACGAGGACTTGAGGCTAAACTGATGAGGAGAGGAATGAAACATGGATAGAGAGGAACTTACGGGATGATGAAGGCGATGGAACCGGCAGGGTTGGTTGGTGGTCAAAGACGCAGCTCGGAGATccaacgaagaagaagaagaactgcTGCGACTGGCGAGGATAAATTGGAGACAAACGCTACCGATCACTTCTACTTTGTTCTTCCACGACCACGAATACGGGGTCCTAAGCCTTTGGGCTTCGACCGAGGCCCATCTCATTATGGAGTTTTATTTCgtattttcttaaagaaaaaaaaaaaacgataatCGTATATTGTTAATAATACATAttagagttttttattttataaaagttaagatGTGGCAAtgttagtaatttatcatatttaattagctatattatctatttattatttttcttatatttttatattggtgTGAGTAATCaatctaaattatttaattagtatttaGTATGATTTTTAGAACCtatagtataattatttaaagcgaattaaaaaattactttcaaCTCCTgcgttcataatttttttttttccctattttggtagaaaatttcAAACCTATAAAAAATGTGGATATCACTGAGCCACGGTTGATTTAAGGGCACAGTAGCTTTCAAATTTAATGgacaattaattatttgaaagcTCTAGTTGACCAGCAAGTCATTGCTAACattatcaaatttctttttctattcttctttgGATGTGGAACTTTgtttttttgacaaaataatAGATGTCgggtgtaaaaataaataataactgatgaataaaattctcttatttttttttattgggattTGGCGAATTGCAAATTGCAACTGTGATccagagataaaaaataaaaaatcaaattgataCGGCGAACATGTCATCGTGGTTTATGCCAAGAATTTGGGGTAGATGGATTGATAAGGAATAATGGGCTTCAACTAGGAGTTGTCGTTTTACCCCCATTTGGGATTTAACCCATTGAAAAACATACCTAAAGACTCTGATTAAGGTGGATGGTGTAAGGCAATTATTTGTATTCCAATTACATCTCATGCGTTGGACTTGCTTGGGCTTGTGCCATCGACAGTCACAATACATAATTAGGTGACAACAAATACCTAGGtccgtttagatagtaaaatttCTACcctttcatttaataattattcaatttttacaactttacaaataaaatataaaaaataatttaattttttta carries:
- the LOC108984043 gene encoding cytochrome c1-2, heme protein, mitochondrial gives rise to the protein MAGRVIHQLLRRKLESQSTTSPFLSSLITRKDDVGYTGMNSLRALALLGAGVSGLLSFGTITSADEAEHGLPPPHYPWPHKGILSSYDHASIRRGHQVYQQVCASCHSMSLISYRDLVGVAYTEEETKAMAAEIEVVDGPNDEGEMFTRPGKLSDRFPQPYSNEQAARFANGGAYPPDLSLITKARHDGQNYAFALLTGYRDPPAGVSIREGLHYNPYFPGGAIAMPKMLNDGAVEYEDGTPATEAQMGKDVVTFLSWAAEPEMEERKLMGFKWIFVLSLALLQAAYYRRLKWSVLKSRKLVLDVVN